A region from the Gemmatimonadota bacterium genome encodes:
- a CDS encoding polyprenol monophosphomannose synthase: METLIVIPTYNERENLGDIVPKVLALDPGISVLVVDDNSPDGTGDIAEELAASTGRVHVLHRAGKMGLGSAYRAGFRWALEATDAQYIFEMDADFSHDPSFVPEMLEIAKSGDADLVVGSRYLAGANVVNWPIRRLILSYTANVYARVITGLPLRDSTGGFKCFRRKVLEAIDLGSVRSDGYGFQIEMNYHSWKAGFRIHEVPIVFVDRHSGTSKMHRRIIYEAFGLVWKLRFQSLCRRGRHGRTDRAA, translated from the coding sequence GTGGAAACACTGATCGTCATTCCCACCTACAACGAAAGGGAGAACCTCGGCGACATCGTCCCGAAGGTGCTCGCGCTGGATCCGGGCATCTCCGTCCTCGTTGTGGATGACAACTCTCCCGACGGCACTGGAGACATCGCGGAGGAACTCGCGGCTTCGACAGGACGCGTCCATGTTCTCCACCGGGCGGGCAAGATGGGGCTGGGGTCCGCCTATCGAGCCGGGTTCCGATGGGCACTGGAGGCCACGGACGCGCAGTACATCTTCGAGATGGACGCGGATTTCTCCCACGATCCCTCCTTCGTCCCGGAGATGCTCGAGATCGCGAAAAGTGGGGACGCGGATCTTGTGGTGGGGTCGAGGTATCTGGCCGGAGCGAATGTGGTCAACTGGCCGATCCGGCGTCTCATTCTATCGTACACCGCCAATGTCTACGCGCGGGTCATCACCGGGCTGCCGCTCCGCGATTCGACGGGGGGGTTCAAGTGTTTCCGGCGCAAGGTGCTGGAGGCGATCGATCTGGGGTCCGTCCGGTCGGACGGATACGGATTCCAGATCGAGATGAACTACCATTCGTGGAAAGCCGGGTTCCGGATCCACGAGGTTCCGATCGTTTTTGTGGACCGGCACTCAGGCACATCCAAGATGCACCGTCGAATCATTTACGAGGCGTTCGGGTTGGTATGGAAGCTACGGTTTCAGTCTCTGTGCAGGCGCGGGCGGCACGGCAGGACGGACCGGGCAGCGTGA
- a CDS encoding glycosyltransferase: MKPPAVSVVIVSYNSKTDLNPCLRALEDPGNGSVREVIVVDNASDDGTPDMVESHFPGVRLIRHAENLGYSRGVNRAIREAGGEFVLVLNPDVRVTPGSVDALAAFLERTPEAGIAGGKLLNEDGSLQHSCRTFYTLRTLLHRRTILGRIFPDSRVVRDHLMLDWDHETMRDVDWMLGACLMVRVDAIREVGWMDERFFMYFEDVDWCYRMKQQGWRVVYVPEATMHHIHRRESASGGGLRNRRLVAHLNSMFRFFDKWNTRLYSLRRNRDPVLAAGLLAMDLVAVNVAFLGAFHARRFVGAYLERPVFPLEEYGAYAFLLNGVVLLVNGILGLYRHPTSRNLLDDAFDLARGLAFATLILMASTFLTKSALYSRFMVAAFVPQAFLLMTLGRWGAGAISGSLRRSRFDLTRVVVLGEKAEAENLAERLSARPEAGYDVVAALGDGAGEGEPGFADFWNPDGVGPLIRRHRVGEVLVVHPTLADSDLARLILLFRREGVRVRVVSGVADFLPSRLTVSTLVGRPVVDLGTLTGRSSGVTLRRVEDMALAIPLLLLLGPLGWFRAARSGREGDPTYGYRGEVFLMRRGRTRFDQLAESVGHVLRGNLAFVGPRPVSPEEVTAEETLPVLFDVVRPGVTGAWRTHGEEGLSLKEEVSLSLSNLQNQSPVEDLKILLKTLCRRNRSR; the protein is encoded by the coding sequence GTGAAGCCTCCGGCGGTCAGTGTCGTCATTGTCAGCTACAACTCAAAGACGGATCTGAACCCATGCCTGCGGGCGCTGGAGGATCCCGGCAACGGGAGCGTCCGCGAAGTCATCGTGGTGGACAATGCCTCCGACGACGGGACTCCCGACATGGTGGAGTCTCACTTTCCGGGGGTGAGACTGATTCGTCATGCCGAGAACCTCGGGTACTCGCGCGGCGTGAATCGGGCGATCCGGGAGGCGGGCGGAGAGTTCGTTCTTGTGCTGAACCCGGATGTGCGCGTGACGCCCGGTTCGGTGGATGCGCTGGCCGCATTCCTGGAGAGAACACCCGAGGCCGGGATTGCCGGCGGGAAGCTCCTCAACGAGGATGGGTCGCTCCAGCATTCGTGCCGTACCTTCTATACGCTTCGCACGCTTCTTCATCGACGCACGATCCTCGGGCGCATCTTTCCCGACAGCCGCGTGGTCCGCGATCACCTCATGCTGGATTGGGACCATGAGACGATGCGCGATGTCGACTGGATGCTGGGCGCGTGCCTGATGGTGCGCGTGGACGCGATCCGGGAAGTCGGGTGGATGGACGAACGGTTTTTCATGTACTTCGAGGATGTGGACTGGTGCTATCGAATGAAACAGCAGGGCTGGCGTGTCGTCTATGTTCCTGAAGCGACGATGCACCACATCCATCGGCGGGAGAGCGCGTCGGGCGGAGGGTTGAGAAACCGTCGGCTTGTGGCTCACCTGAACAGCATGTTCCGCTTCTTCGACAAGTGGAACACCCGGCTCTACTCCCTGCGGCGGAATCGGGATCCCGTGCTGGCGGCGGGGCTTCTCGCGATGGATCTCGTGGCGGTGAATGTGGCGTTCCTCGGAGCATTCCATGCACGCCGGTTTGTCGGGGCGTATCTGGAGCGTCCCGTGTTCCCGCTGGAGGAGTATGGCGCGTATGCGTTTCTTCTCAATGGGGTCGTCCTTCTCGTGAATGGCATTCTCGGGCTCTATCGACACCCGACTTCGCGGAATCTGCTGGACGATGCGTTCGACCTGGCAAGAGGCCTCGCCTTTGCGACGCTGATTCTCATGGCGAGCACCTTCCTCACGAAGTCCGCGCTCTACAGCCGGTTCATGGTGGCCGCCTTCGTGCCGCAGGCGTTTCTGCTGATGACTCTCGGCCGGTGGGGAGCCGGGGCGATTTCCGGATCGCTGCGCCGGAGCCGGTTCGACCTGACGCGAGTCGTGGTCCTGGGCGAGAAGGCGGAGGCAGAGAATCTGGCGGAGCGACTCTCTGCGCGTCCGGAAGCAGGCTACGATGTCGTGGCGGCGCTGGGCGACGGAGCGGGGGAAGGGGAGCCGGGGTTTGCCGACTTCTGGAATCCGGACGGTGTGGGGCCTCTCATTCGTCGGCACCGGGTGGGAGAAGTGCTGGTGGTGCACCCCACGCTTGCGGACAGCGACCTGGCGCGTCTCATTCTCCTGTTTCGCAGGGAAGGGGTTCGGGTCCGAGTCGTGTCCGGCGTTGCGGACTTCCTGCCGTCCCGGCTGACGGTGTCGACTCTCGTCGGCCGCCCCGTCGTGGATCTGGGAACGCTGACCGGCCGCTCCTCGGGGGTCACACTGCGGCGCGTCGAGGATATGGCGCTTGCGATTCCCCTCCTTCTGCTACTGGGGCCGCTGGGCTGGTTTCGCGCGGCCCGCTCCGGTCGGGAGGGAGATCCCACCTACGGCTACCGGGGTGAGGTCTTCCTGATGCGCCGGGGGCGTACCCGCTTCGATCAGCTTGCCGAGTCGGTCGGGCATGTATTGCGCGGGAATCTGGCCTTCGTCGGGCCGAGGCCCGTTTCCCCGGAGGAAGTGACCGCCGAGGAGACCCTTCCGGTGCTCTTCGATGTCGTGCGTCCGGGAGTGACGGGAGCGTGGCGCACGCATGGCGAGGAGGGACTTTCGCTCAAGGAAGAGGTTTCCCTTTCGCTCTCCAACCTTCAGAATCAGTCTCCGGTGGAGGATCTGAAGATTCTCCTGAAGACTTTGTGCCGGAGGAACCGGAGTCGATGA
- a CDS encoding amidohydrolase family protein encodes MTSGPVVLDGHIHWGKWTADRDGWPHCDLPLIRRVLDRCGIDGAVLFPTDAADNEGLARALAPDPTGFHMFAWVDPHDPDGTGDFLAGHGSRIAGLKIHPSLTRLRVTDDAWRPFLAYASRWRLPVIVHCGRWEEMAGWRFVLEVAEQYPDASFVLGHMGGDLPAFQRDCAMEMAERDLPNAFLGTESIREHYSLRFALDRIGPEKIIFGSDYPLGWPAAYLAVLEGADPTEEERELVLGENLLRLIRRRRVD; translated from the coding sequence ATGACATCCGGACCCGTGGTTCTGGACGGGCATATTCACTGGGGAAAATGGACGGCGGACCGGGATGGGTGGCCCCATTGCGACCTGCCGCTCATTCGGCGCGTCCTGGATCGATGCGGGATCGATGGCGCGGTCCTGTTCCCCACGGATGCCGCGGATAACGAAGGCCTTGCCCGGGCTCTGGCTCCGGACCCGACCGGGTTCCATATGTTCGCGTGGGTGGATCCGCACGACCCGGACGGAACGGGCGACTTTCTGGCCGGGCATGGATCTCGCATCGCGGGCCTGAAAATCCACCCGTCGCTGACTCGGCTTCGCGTGACCGATGACGCCTGGCGGCCGTTTCTGGCCTACGCCTCCCGGTGGCGCCTTCCGGTCATCGTTCACTGTGGCCGCTGGGAAGAGATGGCGGGGTGGCGCTTCGTTCTGGAAGTGGCGGAACAGTACCCCGACGCCTCCTTCGTGCTGGGCCACATGGGGGGGGACCTTCCGGCTTTCCAGAGGGACTGCGCGATGGAGATGGCGGAACGGGATCTCCCGAATGCCTTCCTCGGAACGGAGTCGATTCGAGAACACTACTCGTTGCGGTTTGCTCTGGATCGTATCGGCCCGGAGAAGATCATCTTCGGAAGTGATTACCCGCTGGGCTGGCCGGCCGCGTACCTGGCTGTGCTGGAGGGAGCCGATCCCACCGAGGAGGAGCGAGAGCTTGTTCTCGGCGAGAACCTGCTTCGACTGATTCGTCGGCGCCGTGTGGACTGA
- a CDS encoding glycosyltransferase — protein sequence MKFLHLCDQNWVGMASAFVDAHRRAGHEARLVTMVECANEFDEDICLRLPFLQGTALHLAMKKGMDALHGGRPRFTVEEDGGVPQWKPRGAVERLFFKAREEILWKPRIERAICRHGLGDFDIYHLESGVGLYRDARFLREAKQRGAKIVCYYLGTDLRDRGAIPAVREIADLSFTCEWDHLGIDSSLEYFFIPFDASRYEYADPDAGPLRISHAPRNRWYKGTETILRAVERARSRVAVEIDLIEGVTHDEAIRRKRQSNLLIDQVGNHGATGYGMNSLEALAMGIPCITSLTSSLERKLGDHPFLVATPESLTDLLVELASDPDRRREASRKGRSWVESVHDADAVVAGIYARYRELGWMGEGAS from the coding sequence TTGAAGTTCCTCCATCTCTGCGATCAAAACTGGGTCGGCATGGCATCCGCCTTTGTGGATGCTCACCGGCGGGCCGGACACGAGGCCCGACTGGTCACGATGGTGGAGTGCGCCAATGAGTTCGACGAAGACATCTGCCTTCGCCTGCCGTTCCTGCAGGGAACGGCGCTGCATCTGGCCATGAAGAAAGGAATGGACGCGCTGCACGGGGGGCGCCCCCGCTTCACGGTGGAGGAAGATGGAGGAGTTCCCCAGTGGAAGCCCCGGGGGGCGGTGGAGCGACTCTTCTTCAAGGCGCGGGAGGAGATTCTCTGGAAACCACGCATTGAGCGTGCCATTTGTCGGCATGGTCTTGGCGACTTCGATATCTACCACCTGGAGTCAGGGGTGGGTCTCTATCGGGATGCCCGGTTCCTGCGAGAAGCGAAGCAGCGTGGCGCGAAGATTGTCTGCTACTACCTCGGCACTGACCTTCGCGACCGGGGTGCCATTCCCGCTGTTCGGGAGATTGCCGATCTGTCGTTCACCTGCGAGTGGGACCATCTGGGAATCGATTCGTCGCTGGAGTACTTCTTCATTCCGTTTGACGCTTCCCGGTATGAGTACGCGGACCCGGACGCCGGGCCTCTTCGGATTTCCCACGCCCCCCGAAACCGATGGTACAAGGGAACCGAAACGATCCTCCGCGCGGTGGAACGGGCGCGGTCTCGCGTCGCGGTGGAGATTGATCTGATCGAAGGGGTTACGCACGACGAGGCGATTCGTCGGAAGCGACAGTCCAATCTCCTGATCGATCAGGTGGGGAACCACGGGGCCACAGGCTACGGCATGAACTCGCTGGAGGCGCTGGCGATGGGGATTCCGTGCATCACTTCCCTGACCTCCTCCCTGGAGCGGAAGCTGGGAGACCACCCGTTCCTGGTGGCCACGCCGGAGAGCCTGACCGATCTTCTGGTGGAGCTTGCGTCGGATCCTGATCGCCGACGGGAAGCCTCACGCAAGGGCCGCAGCTGGGTGGAGAGCGTGCATGACGCGGACGCCGTGGTTGCCGGTATCTACGCGCGGTATCGGGAACTCGGCTGGATGGGCGAGGGAGCGTCGTGA